In a single window of the Pseudomonas sp. B21-015 genome:
- a CDS encoding KinB sensor domain-containing domain: MRLAMTLRTRLFLSISALITVALLGLLLGLVSVMQMAGTQEALIRDNFVRLDLGLKLRQTLGDQLIMMLGETPDPAAFEASRQRSLELLDEGIAHEPPSEGAQSGFKKAKADYQSLLQAVDLSRAPVQVLSGSGDLTEKFNVLRNGLISEQKRALDNINETERQARERALLIAGLIGLVGVAVLFIGFITAHGIAQRFGAPIEALAAAADNIGQGNFEVTLPISSAVEMSQLTRRFGIMAEALREHQATNIDELLAGQQRLQAVLDSIDDGLLMIDRQGHLEHLNPVAQRQLGWDTDRLGQGLGTALERPELDEQLQLVLRGGTLERAPDDLSIEVDGESRLLTYSLTPVSHTQGHILGAVMVLHDVTEQRAFERVRSEFVLRASHELRTPVTGMHMAFGLFRERTHFAEDSREADLLDTVNEEMQRLMQLINDLLNFSRYQNGLQKLTLAPCSIEDLLDQAQARFSGPAREKGIELLVEVQGPLPRLQADQAQLERVLDNLIDNALRHTSRDGLIRLQARRHGERVIISVEDNGEGIAYGQQGRIFEPFVQVGRKKGGAGLGLALCKEIVQLHGGRMGVYSRPGQGSQFYMALAV; encoded by the coding sequence ATGAGACTGGCGATGACGTTGCGCACTCGGCTGTTTCTGAGTATTTCCGCTCTGATTACGGTGGCGCTGCTCGGGCTCCTGCTCGGGCTGGTCAGTGTGATGCAGATGGCCGGGACTCAGGAGGCGCTGATCCGTGACAATTTCGTCAGACTGGACCTGGGGTTGAAACTGCGTCAGACCCTGGGCGACCAACTGATCATGATGCTTGGCGAGACCCCTGATCCTGCGGCGTTCGAGGCATCCAGGCAGCGTTCCCTCGAATTGCTTGACGAAGGCATTGCCCATGAGCCGCCCAGCGAGGGAGCCCAGTCCGGCTTCAAAAAGGCCAAGGCTGATTATCAGAGCTTATTGCAGGCCGTCGATCTTTCCCGCGCTCCGGTACAGGTACTCAGTGGCAGCGGGGATCTCACGGAAAAATTCAACGTGCTGCGCAACGGTTTGATCTCCGAACAGAAGCGCGCACTCGACAACATCAATGAGACCGAACGCCAGGCCCGGGAACGGGCGTTGCTGATTGCCGGCCTGATTGGGCTGGTCGGGGTGGCGGTGCTGTTCATCGGGTTCATTACCGCCCATGGGATCGCCCAGCGTTTCGGGGCCCCGATCGAGGCCCTGGCGGCGGCGGCTGACAACATTGGCCAAGGCAATTTCGAAGTGACCCTGCCGATTTCCTCGGCGGTGGAAATGAGCCAGCTGACCCGACGTTTCGGGATCATGGCCGAGGCCCTGCGAGAGCATCAGGCGACAAATATCGACGAGCTGCTCGCCGGCCAGCAACGCTTGCAGGCGGTGCTCGACAGCATCGACGACGGGTTGTTGATGATCGATCGCCAAGGGCATCTCGAGCACCTCAATCCGGTGGCTCAGCGCCAGTTAGGCTGGGACACCGATCGTCTCGGCCAAGGGCTGGGCACGGCGCTTGAGCGTCCCGAACTGGATGAGCAACTGCAACTGGTGCTGCGCGGCGGCACTCTGGAGCGAGCGCCGGACGACTTGAGCATCGAGGTCGATGGTGAGTCACGATTGCTGACGTATAGCCTGACGCCGGTCAGCCATACCCAGGGTCATATTCTCGGCGCGGTGATGGTGCTGCATGACGTCACGGAACAGCGTGCCTTCGAACGGGTGCGCAGCGAGTTCGTTTTGCGTGCTTCTCATGAATTGCGCACGCCCGTCACCGGGATGCACATGGCATTCGGCCTGTTCCGCGAGCGGACGCATTTTGCCGAAGACTCCCGCGAAGCCGACCTGCTGGATACTGTGAATGAAGAAATGCAGCGCTTGATGCAGTTGATCAACGACCTGCTGAATTTCTCTCGCTATCAGAACGGCCTGCAAAAACTCACGCTGGCGCCATGCTCCATTGAGGATTTGCTGGATCAGGCCCAGGCACGTTTTTCCGGCCCGGCGCGGGAAAAAGGCATTGAGCTGCTGGTGGAAGTGCAAGGGCCGTTGCCGCGACTGCAAGCCGATCAGGCGCAACTGGAGCGGGTGCTCGACAACCTGATCGACAACGCCTTGCGCCATACCTCCCGCGACGGGCTGATACGTTTGCAGGCCCGGCGCCATGGTGAGCGGGTGATTATCAGTGTCGAGGACAACGGCGAAGGCATTGCCTACGGCCAACAGGGACGGATCTTCGAGCCCTTTGTTCAGGTCGGCCGCAAGAAGGGCGGCGCCGGGCTCGGGCTGGCACTGTGCAAGGAAATCGTGCAGCTGCACGGTGGGCGGATGGGTGTTTATTCGCGGCCGGGGCAGGGTTCGCAGTTCTACATGGCGCTGGCGGTATAA